The genome window CAAAGACTATCAAACCAGATATCAAATCAGTCAGtacagaaaaggaaatgaaaagatttaaataattaGCAAAAGTTGTTATGAAACTTACTGTGAAGTTCGTTAAGCCATCTGCCAACGCTATCAAATGTTTGGCGCCTACTGATGTCATAAACGAGAAGAGCTCCAACTGCACCTCTGTAGTATGCAGATGTTACAGCCCGAAATCGCTCCTGACCTGCTGTGTCCCAGATCTGTGCTTTAATTTCCTTTCCGTTAATATCCATCTTTTGGGTTTGGAACTCTACCCCTATTGTAGACTTTGAATTGGGGTAGAATTCATCTCTAGCAAATCTTGCAAGCAAATTTGATTTCCCAACAGCTGAGTCGCCAATTAAAACAATCTTGAAAAGGTAATCTTCTGCTTTGTCATCCTCAGAGTAAAAGGCCATTTTTCAACTTTCACAGAATGGCCAATCTATAGAAGCATGTCTGTTGCTGGAGAACAACTGGTTGGAAACAAGCCGACAATGCCAACAATGACTAGCCTACCATAGGGCAGATCTCTTCAGGGGAGCTTAATATTTACCTCAGAAGAACCAGAAGCTCCCCTATACAAGATGAGGAAATGGAATTAGAATATCCAAGAATGAGGGCAGAGCACAAAGGAAACTTGATAGGCAGGGAAAGTATATAACAGGACAAGGGTCACTGTTGAGAAATTAATTAGAAGAACATGTTGGAACCCAAGGAAATATCTATCTTCCGAAGCTAAAGTTGGCGGGCCTCATAAAAGTGTAACAAGTAGTAACTTCTACTCCATCCTCTGCTTTCTACCGCTTGTGTAATTCTATCAGGTGCTTTTTCTTTGTGGAATCCAGTATTTCTCTTCAAAATGAGGATTACGGTCCCTGCAATATCAATAAAGCATCAGCATCTAATTTTCCATAGCTTGACAGAATGTAACCACTGTAGACAGAAactaaagagaagaagagatcAAGTGCAATATAAACAGAagcttaaaaattttaaagcaaCCCTTTCTCCCCTAACATTAAGCTAACTCTATTGGCCTCATCCCTTTTGTTTGACCCTAGAAGCAGCCTTTCTCCCCCTATATTAACCTAACTTCAGCTCATCTCCTGTTTCACGCTTCTAAACTCACCACAGGACTGCACAATGGTGGCCAGATCCTTCCTGCACTCTACCCAATAAATTTACATCGACTTAACAGATTATGATCTCGAAACATCATAATAGTCATGGATATGACAATTGGAGATCAGAAGAGGAtgagtaaaaaacaattcaaataaaaaaagaaaattactgtCTTTTTTCTGGACTAGTTGCGCTAGCATTAATATACTTCCCCACCGAAATCTGGATGCCGCTCCTGTAACTTATCACTCAAAGGTTACTGCTTCCTCGTACCTACTTCTCTTCTACCCTATGTTTTCCCAAATAGCCAAAGAATTATATGCACTGTCTATCACTCTATAAAAACTAGTTGTTTCCATTCATCTAAAGTCATAAATACAACACTAACACAAACAAACCAAATTGCCATGATATACAATATAAAGCTGAAAGGCATCCTCAAACATACAATTATGCAAACTAGACAAGCCTATGATCCAAAATATAGAGCAAGAAGGAAAGTAAACCTCTAGACTACAGCGGCCTATATCTACACATCAAGCAAGACACACATAGCCTAACTCAAGCATCAcataaaatccaacaaaaattCGACAcaatcaacaaagaaaacttcaatcATTGTCTTAATTCACAGTACATTCTGAGCATCTCAATGTAGAACACTACACAGACAAGCGCCGTAATGCTTTCCAATCCTGTCAAATTGTAAACAACAAGCACTACAAGCTGCACATAAAGTCAACATTTTTATGCAGTGATGTTCATAGTCAACAAAAGCAGTCATTAGAAGAAAAAACGATGGAAAACTAAGCTGTAAACATGATCTCCTTAAGTTTAAACAAAAACCCATTAAGGATTAAACCATTttgaacccaaaaaaacaacattttaacaAATTACAGATCATGTAATGATAAAAAGAATGCAATCTTTCaccatgtttttgaattttattgagACCCCAGAtggaaatttaacaaaaaacgAAGAGCCCATATTTCTTCAAGCAACCAACTACAAATTAATAAAGCACaaagaaattaaacataaaaattaatagtcaacaaaaagaataacaaaaaagtaCCTTTTTTGATGGGCTCCGAAAATCAAATAACGAAACCGAATAGCGAAATGGATCTTGTGGggtatttagaaaattaaatgatttaataatggcgttttttacttgaaaaacgaAACGATTTTAGACAGAGAAGCAGAAGCCAGCTAGTcacagaaagagagagagatttctttctttttctttattttttctcaatgtgTCTGTCTGGTTTTAAGCCGTTCAAGCCAAGTAATTAATgagctaataataataataataataataatgttaataaacagggatggtttttttttcttttggtgtttgagagatgtaataattattttttaaagtatttttttatttaaaatatattaaaataatatttttttatttttttaaaattatatttaacattagcataaaaaaataaaaatatttaattttaaataaaaatatttttttaaaaatcataaatcaggAGTTGCATCGCAACTCTCAAgcaacatctttttcatgtttaaattgtgccatggaattttttttatcttattgatACATGTCTTTTATAGGATCAAAGGaagaagtttaattttaatgtgtagAGGTTTAAGGCTTGAGTTTCATTACTAAGTATTTGATTACTGAAAATAAgggcaaaaataaataaaaatataaaataaatttacatatattaaatttttgtacttttaaaaGAGATAGTAAAAAGaggaatgtttttgttttctatccCAAATACACTAACCAAAttctatcttatttttttactaatataGTAACTCCATATTCTCATACATAGCatgcattatgttttttttttattattattattttctagagTAATAGGGTTCATGAATCACATgttagtaattttgtttttgttttttttttttgtttttgtttttgtttttgttaatttccaagatttgttttacGACATGTTTGATAAAAACGAAATGTTTGATTTAGACATGTACAAGCTACCTTTGGAATAATTCATAATGGAATAATTCATAATGCTAACATTAACTTTAATTCTATTATTATGATCATTTCATCCATTATTtttgcatagttttttttaataaagttaatgtttattttttaatgcaattgctaaaaaaaattaatgttttcccaaaagttgttatttttctccgcttaaataaaaataaatttaattgatgaaatgattataataaagttaattaaaaataaaaattgagggACTAAACAAAACtttaagaagagaagaaagaaaatgtaataGGATGGTACAATAACAAGAGTattagagagaaaataaaaaagaaaaggaacaaaataaagaaagagacgTTATAGACATAACAAAGCTTTGATTATagcatttttaatatcattagaaAATTCTTAATGAGACAATTTACAGATATAAAAGAAAGCCAACTTTGAAGCTAAAAGTAAGTTATATACACCACCTAAAAGGCAATAATATGCTCACTCACTAGCATGTGTAACACACGCGTAAGCTActggaattttttctttttatgtctgACCTGTGTTTTACACGTGccagacaaaaaaaattgattgggaGATGCGCATGTCATATTTGTGCATCTCCAAGTTACACGGTTAAGGTTTGCACAACCAATTAAACTAtactattttgaaatttttttttttcagttgttTGGGGAAAAGTTTTTCTCTACTATGTTAAtttagaaagggaaaaaaaacttgtgtattttttatgatttgttattGTGTTATTGAAGAACTTAAATTGAACACAAACATTCATTTAAATGACGTTTTATGTAGAATATTTTTTGGATGGGAAATCTTTTACAATATTTGGTAGGTAATGATATAAAATTTCCtatgataataaaatgatgatagtatttataattatgatataggataatgatgatgatagcAATGTTGCAGATAAAAATGAGAGGAGGAGGTGACAATAATGGTAATGGAGTACGATAATGATTATAATACAGTGTAGTGATGAAAGGGATGACAGTTGTTGTGGACTGATAGTGGGACGGTAATAATAATACAGATAATGATTGTAT of Populus trichocarpa isolate Nisqually-1 chromosome 16, P.trichocarpa_v4.1, whole genome shotgun sequence contains these proteins:
- the LOC7455818 gene encoding ras-related protein RABA5a, whose translation is MAFYSEDDKAEDYLFKIVLIGDSAVGKSNLLARFARDEFYPNSKSTIGVEFQTQKMDINGKEIKAQIWDTAGQERFRAVTSAYYRGAVGALLVYDISRRQTFDSVGRWLNELHTHSDMNVVTILVGNKSDLKDAREVPTVEGKDLAEAQGLFFMETSALDSSNVAAAFQTVVKEIYNILSRKVILSQELNKPGAPELGNGKTVVLQGDGNQEGNAETKKGCCSS